The nucleotide window AGAAGATGCTTGTTTTACTACAGAATTAATTGCTGGGCAGCATTATACGGCTGGCGATATTACCATTTATGTTGAAGATGGAAACTTAATTATAGTCTATTCAACCAATGAAGATTGGACGCTTGGAACAACGCACTTGCAGGTGGGGAACTGCGAGGGATCATGGGTGCCGTTAACTAAAGCTGGAAATCCGAAAGTTGGAAGATTCGATTATAAGGAGCCTTACTCCGCCGATGAGCATGAAGTTATTTATGTTATTCCTTTAGAAGATATCGATTCTGACGGTGAATTTTGCTTTGCAGCCCATGCCGAAGTTCAGGGGCCTACTGGAGGTGAAACCGCCTGGGGAAAAGGAGATGAATTTGAAGGAAGAAGCTGGGCGATGTATTTTAAAACCGACCTTACAGAATGTATAGAGAACGACGATCCTTCAGACAATCCCGATGATGATTCGGGTGATGGAGATGATGGGTCTGGTGGTCCTATATAAATTGTGTTTGTTAAATAGTAAGATGGGCTTCGGCCCATCTTTAATTTTTATAAAAATTCATTTCATCTATATATCGCCAAACAGATTCGGGCAACATAGGACGTATATTTTTGCCTTCCTTAATTGCCTTTCTTATAAAGGTTGAAGATAATTCAATAATTGGAGCATCAATGGCATGAACCTTTTCATTAGAAATTAAATCATTCTCTATAGGCATTTCATTTACTCTTGGATAAACATAAAGATCATGAGTTTCTAAAATAAGATCGTAATTTTTCCATTTGTGGAAACCCTTTAAGTTGTCCTCTCCCATTATTAAACAAAAGTTATAATAAGGGAATTTCTCCTTAAGGTAAGTTAGCGTATTGATGGTGTAATTTGGTTCAGGTAAATTAAATTCTATATCACTTGGGCGCAACTTCGGGTAAGGTTCTGTAGCTTGGTATACCATTTCAAGACGATGGTAATTATCCAATAATGATGACTTTTTCTTAAACGGACTTAACGGGGTAACCACCAACCAAACTTGGTCTAGATCACTAAATTCAGCCATATAATTAGCAATAATCAAATGACCAACATGAATTGGATTAAATGTTCCAAAAAAGAGTCCGACTTTCACTTTAATTGTATTAACAGTCCTTTTCGTTCTTGACGGATGTTCCTAAAAAGTCTTTTACTAACTTGTATGCTTCTTTTAGAGCGGTTTCTAAATCGTTGTTTTCAATTATAAAATCGAACTGGGGCGCAGTAGCTAACTCTATTGATGCTTTGGCAACACGCATATTTATCTTGTCCTCACTTTCAGTTT belongs to Aegicerativicinus sediminis and includes:
- the nadD gene encoding nicotinate (nicotinamide) nucleotide adenylyltransferase, producing the protein MKVGLFFGTFNPIHVGHLIIANYMAEFSDLDQVWLVVTPLSPFKKKSSLLDNYHRLEMVYQATEPYPKLRPSDIEFNLPEPNYTINTLTYLKEKFPYYNFCLIMGEDNLKGFHKWKNYDLILETHDLYVYPRVNEMPIENDLISNEKVHAIDAPIIELSSTFIRKAIKEGKNIRPMLPESVWRYIDEMNFYKN